Proteins encoded in a region of the Anopheles ziemanni chromosome 2, idAnoZiCoDA_A2_x.2, whole genome shotgun sequence genome:
- the LOC131293517 gene encoding uncharacterized protein LOC131293517: MASTFANLPRADQLVYLNCADFVGSSTKATVCSDPFLLFLCDFDKECDAAAAAAAEADERSHREDGTTGGAFEDEPGEDEANHQLPLRYELRPSQDQVLAAARQTWNALSDEAREPYRFRAITAALFPAAIDQAL; the protein is encoded by the coding sequence ATGGCATCCACGTTCGCTAATCTGCCGCGCGCGGACCAGCTGGTGTATCTGAACTGCGCCGATTTCGTCGGCTCAAGCACGAAAGCCACCGTCTGTTCCGATCCGTTTCTGCTGTTTCTTTGCGATTTCGATAAGGAATGcgatgccgccgccgccgccgccgccgaagcTGACGAAAGGTCACACCGCGAAGATGGGACGACCGGCGGGGCGTTCGAGGATGAGCCCGGCGAAGATGAGGCCAACCATCAGCTTCCGCTCCGGTACGAGCTGCGGCCCTCGCAGGATCAAGTGCTCGCGGCGGCACGCCAAACGTGGAACGCGCTGTCGGACGAGGCGCGAGAACCGTATCGCTTTCGGGCGATCACGGCCGCACTCTTTCCGGCAGCCATCGATCAGGCGCTCTGA